The following proteins come from a genomic window of Populus nigra chromosome 6, ddPopNigr1.1, whole genome shotgun sequence:
- the LOC133696753 gene encoding lipoxygenase 6, chloroplastic-like — protein sequence MYAVKQVYSPFKPELTFRRSTAASRTWKHGFFWQTRVPSGSKVICTPGSIRAVISNDDKALEQPNKETDNKEVNGTVLSSTSDKLGRGGIDVRAVITIRKKMKEKINEKIEDQWEYFINGIGRGISIQLVSEEIDPETNSGKSVRAFVRGWLPKPSNNERIFEYAADFTVPFDFGNPGAILVSNLHGKEVYLMEIVVHGFDEGPIFFPANTWIHSCKDNPDDRIIFRNQAYLPSQTAPGIKDLRREDLLSLRGNGKGKRKPHDRIYDYALYNDLGNPDKDEELARPALGCEKWPYPRRCRTGRSPTKKDPNCETRVEKPHPVYVPRDETFEEIKQNTFSTGRLKALLHNLIPAISATLSSSDIPFTCFSDIDKLYNDGFVLKSDELNEIAQNPFLGNLMKQVLSVGERLLKYETPIVIKRDRFAWLRDSEFARQTLAGVNPVNIEILKEFPILSKLDPAVYGPPESALTKRLIEQELNGMSVEKATEENRLFIVDHHDMLLPFMEKMNSLPGRKAYASRTVFFHDRANMLRPIAIELSLPPSPSSPGEKRVYTHGHDATTHWIWKLAKAHVCSNDAGVHQLVNHWLRTHACMETYIIATHRQLSAMHPIYKLLHPHMRYTLEINAIARQSLINGGGIIENCFSPGKYSMEISSAAYQNMWRFDMEALPADLVRRGMAVEDPSMPCGVRLVIEDYPYASDGLLIWSAIKEYVESYVDHFYSEPNFVKSDIELQAWWDEIKNKGHFDKRNEPWWPKLNTKEDLSGILTTIIWIASGQHAAINFGQYPFGGYVPNRPTLMRKLIPLENEHDYEKFIRNPQLTFLSSLPTQLQATKVMATQDTLSTHSPDEEYLGQVSHLHGHWINDHDIVELFNRFSARLEEIEGIIHLRNKDVRLKNRSGAGVPPYELLLPTSGPGVTGRGIPNSISI from the exons ATGTATGCAGTGAAACAGGTATATTCTCCTTTCAAACCAGAGCTCACTTTCCGGCGATCTACAGCGGCATCCAGGACCTGGAAACATGGGTTTTTCTGGCAAACCCGGGTTCCATCTGGATCAAAGGTCATTTGTACGCCCGGTTCCATCCGGGCAGTGATAAGCAATGATGACAAGGCTCTGGAGCAACCTAATAAGGAAACTGATAATAAAGAAGTCAATGGGACTGTGTTATCGAGTACTAGTGATAAATTAGGGAGAGGAGGGATAGATGTGAGGGCAGTGATCACTATaagaaagaagatgaaagaGAAGATCAATGAAAAGATTGAGGATCAATGGGAATATTTCATTAATGGGATTGGTAGAGGGATCTCGATTCAACTTGTCAGTGAGGAGATTGATCCTG AAACCAATTCAGGGAAGAGTGTAAGGGCATTTGTGAGGGGGTGGTTACCAAAGCCATCAAATAACGAGCGTATCTTTGAATATGCAGCTGATTTTACTGTTCCCTTCGATTTTGGGAATCCTGGAGCAATTCTTGTTTCCAATCTTCATGGCAAGGAGGTATACTTGATGGAGATTGTAGTTCATGGTTTTGATGAAGGTCCCATTTTCTTCCCTGCAAATACATGGATTCATTCGTGCAAAGATAACCCTGATGACAGAATTATCTTCAGAAATCAA GCATATCTACCATCACAAACAGCACCTGGTATTAAAGATCTACGGCGTGAGGACTTGCTCAGCCTTCGTGGTAATGGAAAGGGCAAGAGAAAGCCTCATGATAGAATTTATGATTATGCTCTTTATAATGATTTGGGTAATCCTGACAAGGATGAAGAACTTGCTAGACCGGCCCTGGGCTGTGAGAAGTGGCCTTATCCTAGGCGCTGTAGAACTGGTAGATCTCCAACCAAGAAAG ATCCGAATTGTGAAACTCGAGTTGAAAAGCCACATCCAGTGTATGTGCCTAGGGATGAAACTTTCGAGGAGATCAAGCAAAACACGTTCTCTACTGGAAGGTTGAAAGCTCTGCTTCACAATCTTATTCCAGCAATTTCTGCAACATTGTCTAGTTCAGACATTCCCTTCACGTGCTTCTCCGATATTGATAAGCTATATAATGatggttttgttttgaaatctGACGAGCTAAATGAAATAGCTCAGAATCCCTTTTTGGGAAATCTTATGAAACAGGTTCTTAGCGTTGGTGAAAGGCTGCTGAAATATGAAACCCCAATTGTTATAAAAC GAGATAGATTTGCATGGTTGCGTGACAGTGAGTTTGCACGCCAGACTTTGGCTGGGGTGAATCCAGTGAACATTGAGATTTTAAAG GAATTTCCAATTCTCAGCAAACTGGATCCTGCTGTTTATGGCCCTCCGGAATCAGCACTCACAAAGAGATTAATAGAGCAAGAACTTAATGGAATGAGTGTGGAAAAG GCAACTGAAGAGAATAGGTTATTTATAGTCGATCACCATGATATGCTTTTGCCATTTATGGAGAAGATGAACTCCTTGCCAGGGAGAAAAGCTTATGCATCAAGGACTGTTTTCTTTCATGACCGAGCTAATATGCTAAGGCCAATAGCTATTGAGCTTTCACTTCCTCCATCACCCTCTTCACCTGGAGAAAAACGTGTTTACACTCATGGGCATGATGCCACAACACATTGGATTTGGAAACTAGCCAAAGCTCATGTCTGCTCAAATGATGCTGGTGTCCATCAGCTAGTAAATCACTG GTTGAGAACTCATGCTTGCATGGAGACTTATATAATTGCAACTCACAGACAGCTTAGTGCAATGCACCCCATTTACAAATTGCTCCATCCTCATATGCGCTATACTCTTGAAATTAATGCAATTGCACGGCAAAGCTTAATAAATGGAGGAGGAATAATTGAAAATTGTTTCAGTCCTGGAAAGTATTCCATGGAGATTAGCTCTGCAGCTTACCAGAATATGTGGCGGTTTGACATGGAGGCATTGCCAGCAGATCTTGTTCGCAG GGGAATGGCAGTGGAGGATCCTTCAATGCCTTGTGGTGTGAGACTTGTGATAGAAGACTACCCCTATGCTTCAGACGGGCTCCTCATTTGGTCAGCCATAAAAGAATATGTAGAATCTTATGTTGATCACTTCTACTCTGAGCCTAACTTTGTCAAGTCTGATATTGAGCTCCAAGCCTGGTGGgatgagataaaaaataaaggtcaTTTCGACAAGAGGAACGAGCCATGGTGGCCTAAACTCAATACCAAAGAAGATTTATCTGGCATACTTACAACAATCATCTGGATTGCATCAGGGCAGCATGCTGCTATAAACTTTGGGCAGTACCCCTTCGGAGGGTACGTGCCTAATCGTCCTACCCTCATGCGAAAACTCATCCCACTAGAAAATGAGCATGATTACGAAAAGTTCATCCGAAATCCTCAGCTCACTTTCCTGTCTTCTTTGCCAACTCAACTTCAAGCCACCAAAGTAATGGCTACTCAGGACACTCTTTCTACGCACTCCCCAGATGAAGAGTACTTGGGTCAGGTGAGCCATTTGCACGGCCATTGGATAAATGATCATGACATAGTAGAGTTGTTCAACAGATTTTCTGCTCGATTGGAGGAGATAGAAGGGATAATACATTTAAGAAATAAGGATGTCCGCCTTAAGAACAGAAGTGGTGCAGGTGTTCCGCCATATGAACTGCTCCTTCCCACTTCAGGCCCTGGAGTAACGGGTCGAGGAATCCCCAATAGCATTTCTATCTAA
- the LOC133696755 gene encoding 4-coumarate--CoA ligase-like 9, translating into MENQPATLIDPKSGFCSKTNSYHSLRPHLQLPPITTPVSATEYAISLLLHSSPSPPQTTALLDAVTGRRISFPELIHFTETLASSLLNRFRLKKGDTAFILSPNSIHIPILYLSLFSLGVVISPSNPLSSEREILHQTNLSKPVIAFVTSQTAHKIPYSVKKTILLDSPEFESLMTSQTQGTVNGLERVRVYQSDPAAILYSSGTTGRFKGVLLTHRNFISMLAATIATRGVKNKITAVTLCTVPYFHAYGFVYCLRLAAMGNTLVSMGRFDLSAMLSAIQDYRVSHVAVAPPVVVAMVKNVGAMDGYDLSSLEVVACGGAPLRKSVLELFKERFPNVHIAQGYGLTETTARIFATVGPKESEVIGATGKLISNCQAKIVDPDTGVSLPPSSPGELWVRGDTIMKGYIGDDKATAATLDSGGWLRTGDLCYIDNEGFLFFVDRIKELIKCKGYQVAPAELEHLLQSNPDIIEAAVIPIPDEEAGQVPVAFVVRQNGSIIDESKIKDFVARQVAPYKRLRRVMFIESLPRNATGKVLKRVLINLALSNATPKL; encoded by the exons ATGGAGAATCAACCAGCAACGTTAATCGATCCAAAAAGCGGCTTCTGCTCAAAGACCAACTCCTACCACTCCCTCAGACCTCACCTCCAACTCCCTCCGATCACCACTCCTGTTTCCGCCACCGAATACGCCATCTCTCTCCTCCTACATTCCTCCCCTTCACCTCCACAAACCACCGCTCTCCTCGACGCTGTCACTGGCCGCCGCATTTCCTTCCCTGAACTCATTCACTTTACCGAAACCCTAGCCTCCTCTCTTCTCAACCGTTTTCGCCTCAAAAAAGGCGACACCGCTTTTATTCTCTCTCCAAACTCTATCCACATTCCGATCCTCtacctctctctcttctctctcggCGTTGTTATCTCCCCTTCAAATCCGCTTTCCTCTGAACGGGAGATTCTCCACCAAACCAACCTCTCTAAACCTGTCATCGCTTTTGTCACGTCACAGACTGCTCACAAAATCCCTTACTCGGTTAAGAAAACGATCCTCCTCGACTCGCCAGAGTTTGAATCGCTTATGACGAGTCAGACTCAAGGCACAGTTAATGGATTGGAACGAGTAAGGGTTTATCAATCGGACCCGGCAGCGATTCTCTACTCCTCGGGGACAACAGGGAGATTCAAAGGAGTGTTGCTGACACACCGGAACTTCATATCCATGCTGGCTGCTACTATTGCGACTCGTGGCGTGAAGAATAAGATCACTGCTGTCACTTTGTGTACGGTGCCATACTTCCACGCGTACGGTTTTGTATACTGTTTAAGATTGGCAGCGATGGGGAACACGCTGGTGTCCATGGGGAGGTTTGATTTAAGTGCGATGCTGAGTGCGATTCAAGACTATAGGGTGAGCCACGTGGCAGTGGCACCACCGGTAGTGGTGGCGATGGTTAAAAATGTTGGAGCAATGGATGGCTATGATTTGAGCTCTCTTGAAGTGGTGGCATGTGGGGGAGCTCCTCTAAGGAAAAGTGTCCTTGAGCTGTTTAAGGAAAGGTTTCCCAATGTGCATATTGCCcag GGATATGGGCTGACAGAAACAACGGCCCGAATATTTGCAACAGTAGGGCCTAAAGAAAGTGAAGTCATTGGAGCAACAGGAAAGCTTATATCAAATTGCCAGGCAAAGATTGTTGATCCAGACACTGGTGTCTCTCTTCCCCCTTCCAGTCCTGGGGAGCTTTGGGTTAGAGGAGACACTATTATGAAAG GTTACATTGGCGATGACAAAGCAACTGCTGCAACTTTGGATTCCGGAGGATGGTTGAGAACTGGGGACCTTTGTTATATCGACAATGAAGGCTTCTTGTTTTTCGTGGATCGTATTAAGGAACTGATCAAATGCAAAGGCTACCAG GTTGCCCCAGCAGAACTTGAGCATCTGCTCCAATCGAATCCAGATATCATTGAGGCAGCTGTAATCCC GATTCCTGATGAGGAAGCAGGTCAAGTGCCTGTGGCCTTTGTGGTAAGACAAAATGGAAGCATTATTGACGAATCAAAAATCAAGGATTTTGTTGCCAGACAG GTTGCACCATACAAGAGATTACGACGAGTGATGTTCATTGAATCATTACCTAGGAATGCCACCGGTAAGGTGCTGAAAAGGGTACTAATCAATCTTGCGTTATCGAATGCCACCCCTAAGCTGTAA
- the LOC133696273 gene encoding remorin 4.1-like — translation MRSMEDKGCYNHGPTQEIPSSKATSFEFHKGNGASRGGHHRTALGKPTPSKWDDAQKWLVGLSRVGGGDRKESQPRNSNADDRRLIASVPQMEHDYSSGEDEVGGEAANGCSISITNQYEVETKKVDCDESVWRVNKPAQNSTMSAVRSICVRDMGTEMTPIASQEPSRTTTPIRATTLAARSPVSSGSCTPVRGLNGLPGNEGYQTGLAMTESRGEASSAPRGVSATRHCYGQESNGSRIHEDMESDQARKVSTLETRAMAWDDAERAKYMARYKREEVKIQAWENHEKRKAEMEKRKMEVKAERLKARAQERLANKLASTTRIAEEKRSNAEATLNEKAVKTSETADYIRRTGHLPSSFSFKFPSLCW, via the exons ATGAGATCTATGGAGGATAAAGGGTGTTACAATCATGGACCAACTCAGGAGATTCCAAGTAGTAAAGCAACTAGCTTTGAGTTTCATAAAGGCAATGGAGCTAGTCGCGGTGGTCATCACCGAACAGCTTTAGGCAAACCAACACCATCCAAATGGGATGATGCACAAAAATGGTTAGTGGGATTGTCAAGAGTAGGGGGAGGAGATAGAAAAGAAAGCCAGCCACGAAACTCAAATGCCGACGATAGGAGACTTATAGCTTCAGTTCCTCAAATGGAACATGACTATTCAAGTGGAGAAGATGAAGTTGGAGGAGAAGCAGCAAATGGGTGTTCTATTTCAATCACAAATCAGTATGAAGTAGAAACAAAGAAGGTAGACTGCGATGAGTCAGTGTGGAGAGTTAATAAGCCTGCACAGAACTCAACAATGAGTGCTGTTAGATCAATCTGTGTTAGGGACATGGGGACTGAGATGACCCCCATTGCTAGCCAAGAGCCTTCAAGAACAACAACACCGATTAGAGCTACTACACTGGCGGCGAGGAGCCCTGTATCTTCAGGATCTTGCACCCCAGTGAGGGGCCTGAACGGGTTGCCGGGCAATGAAGGCTATCAAACAGGTTTAGCAATGACTGAAAGTAGAGGTGAGGCCAGTTCTGCTCCCAGAGGGGTTAGTGCAACAAGGCATTGCTATGGACAAGAATCCAATGGTTCTAGGATACACGAGGATATGGAATCGGATCAAGCAAGAAAGGTGAGTACTCTAGAAACAAGAGCAATGGCTTGGGATGATGCAGAGCGAGCCAAATACATGGCGAG GTATAAGCGTGAAGAGGTGAAGATCCAAGCCTGGGAAAATCATGAGAAGAGGAAAGCAGAAATGGAAAAGAGGAAAATGGAG GTGAAGGCTGAGAGGCTGAAAGCTCGAGCACAAGAACGGTTGGCAAACAAACTGGCCTCGACTACAAGAATAGCTGAAGAGAAGCGTTCAAATGCGGAGGCCACACTGAATGAGAAAGCCGTGAAGACTTCTGAAACGGCAGATTATATAAGGAGGACCGGGCACTTGCCCTCTTCATTCTCCTTCAAGTTTCCTTCCCTGTGCTGGTAG
- the LOC133696754 gene encoding cyclin-dependent kinase G-2-like, which yields MAAGRHGGYHDNEFKDRESDFELLKEDFAYSKDQYDRIGNGNAENDRGQVHHLRDSARVRQKDIKEMGVTNGGYRSSSSRSDSGSSGGGGALRSRRCGFSVRATDKEPGELSSESGSDDAIDPESHAHKDSEVLKVTPLEKKRKFSPVVWDRDDKATSSLSKSWSSPAAAALPPPPPLPKAYRQSPNVIPDGGVEISPVISSKNLTLQSSSPLKGSVVKGSVGNSAPESSIELASSPVEEQWGNDQEAQHIEDEDYAPMRNISSSRWADGNNSPVDEGEIVEDQEVPKRRKKMPCLESLDFRVRNKSSTPDPGDLKREGSDAARGRSSESDERGTCARSSSGDDHPGNDSGRDDYMEIDDKHDNNDFDTDPEDEDEIDLRETPEPAGPPQRSINMLQGCRSVDEFERLNKIDEGTYGVVYRARDKKTGEIVALKKVKMEKEREGFPLTSLREINILLSFHHPSIVDVKEVVVGSNLDSIFMVMEYMEHDLKGLMESMRQPFSQSEVKCLMLQLLEGTKYLHDNWVLHRDLKTSNLLLNNRGELKICDFGLARQYGSPLKPYTHLVVTLWYRAPELLLGAKQYSTAIDMWSLGCIMAELLSKDPLFNGKTEVDQLDKIFRILGTPNETIWPGFSNLPGVKVNFVKQQYNLLRKKFPPTSFTGSPVLSDSGFDLLNKLLTYDPEKRITAEAALNHDWFREVPLPKSKDFMPTFPAQHAQDRRLRRIMKSPDPLEEQRRKELQQGELGTGGLFG from the exons ATGGCCGCTGGGAGACACGGGGGTTATCACGATAATGAATTCAAGGACCGGGAGTCTGATTTTGAACTATTAAAAGAGGATTTTGCTTATTCCAAGGATCAATATGATAGAATTGGGAATGGTAATGCAGAAAATGATAGGGGTCAAGTTCATCACTTAAGAGATAGCGCTAGGGTTAGGCAGAAGGATATTAAGGAGATGGGCGTGACTAATGGTGGGTATCGGTCCTCTTCCAGCAGGAGTGATTCAGGaagtagtggtggtggtggtgcccTAAGGTCACGGAGGTGTGGGTTTTCTGTCAGGGCCACTGATAAGGAGCCAGGTGAGTTGTCCAGTGAGAGTGGGTCTGATGATGCCATTGACCCTGAGTCACATGCTCATAAAGATAGTGAGGTTTTGAAAGTAACACCAttggagaagaagaggaagttTTCTCCTGTAGTTTGGGATAGAGATGATAAAGCTACCAGTAGCTTATCAAAAAGTTGGAGTTCCCCTGCAGCGGCCGCTCTCCCTCCACCGCCACCCCTGCCTAAGGCATACCGCCAGTCACCTAATGTTATTCCAGATGGAGGTGTAGAGATTTCTCCTGTTATAAGCAGTAAAAACCTGACTCTGCAGTCTTCTTCACCACTGAAGGGTTCGGTGGTTAAAGGGTCAGTTGGCAATTCTGCACCTGAGTCTTCGATAGAGTTGGCTTCCTCACCAGTGGAGGAGCAATGGGGTAATGACCAGGAAGCACAGCACATAGAAGATGAAGATTATGCTCCAATGAGGAATATATCATCTTCACGATGGGCAGATGGGAACAATTCTCCTGTTGACGAGGGTGAAATTGTGGAGGATCAAGAAGTTCctaaaagaaggaagaagatgCCTTGTTTGGAGTCCTTGGATTTCAGAGTACGCAACAAGTCATCGACGCCTGATCCGGGGGATCTTAAAAGAGAAGGATCTGACGCAGCTAGAGGGAGGTCATCTGAATCTGATGAGCGAGGCACCTGTGCTAGGTCTTCAAGTGGGGATGATCATCCTGGTAATGATTCTGGGAGGGACGACTACATGGAAATTGATGACAAACATGATAACAATGATTTTGATACAGATCCTgaggatgaagatgaaattgattTGCGCGAAACACCAGAACCTGCTGGTCCACCTCAAAGAAGTATAAACATGCTTCAGGGATGTAGAAGTGTTGATGAGTTTGAGAGATTGAATAAAATAGATGAAGGCACTTACGGTGTTGTATATAGAGCTAGGGACAAGAAAACTGGGGAAATTGTAGCGCTGAAGAAGGTAAAGATGGAGAAAGAACGGGAAGGTTTTCCACTGACTTCTCTCAGGGAAATAaacattcttctttcttttcatcatcCGTCAATTGTTGATGTTAAAGAAGTTGTGGTAGGGAGTAACCTTGATAGCATTTTTATGGTGATGGAGTACATGGAACATGACCTTAAAGGACTCATGGAGTCTATGAGACAGCCATTTAGTCAGAGTGAGGTTAAATGCTTAATGCTCCAGTTGTTGGAAGGTACGAAGTATCTTCATGATAATTGGGTGCTTCATCGAGATCTGAAGACGTCAAATCTGCTTTTGAACAATCGTGGTGAGTTGAAGATCTGTGACTTTGGGTTGGCTCGTCAATATGGGAGCCCATTGAAACCGTATACTCATTTGGTAGTTACCCTGTGGTACAG GGCACCAGAACTACTTTTGGGAGCCAAACAGTATTCTACGGCAATTGACATGTGGTCACTTGGCTGCATTATGGCTGAATTGTTATCAAAGGACCCTCTGTTTAATGGCAAAACAGAAGTTGATCAACTTGACAAG ATTTTCCGAATCCTTGGTACACCTAATGAGACAATCTGGCCTGGGTTTTCCAATTTACCTGGAGTGAAGGTCAATTTTGTCAAGCAGCA GTATAACCTACTCCGTAAGAAATTTCCACCAACATCCTTCACTGGATCACCGGTGCTTTCTGATTCtggatttgatttgttgaaCAAGCTTCTAACCTATGACCCTGAGAAG CGGATTACTGCTGAAGCTGCTCTTAACCATGACTGGTTTCGTGAAGTTCCTCTTCCAAAGTCTAAAGATTTTATGCCTACTTTTCCTGCTCAGCATGCTCAAGACAG GCGTCTCCGAAGAATAATGAAGAGTCCAGATCCTTTAGAAGAGCAGCGGAGAAAGGAGTTGCAACAAGGGGAGTTAGGGACTGGTGGTTTGTTTGGCTGA